TGAAGAAAATATGCACATCCGGCATGTATGCTTCTTCCAAAATAGCTTGCACCGACGATGCAATCCGATTATGAATCTCCTGGTCACGTTGAAACATCAGAATCTCTATAGAAGCCGGAGAAGGTGTTAGCGCTTGTACATCATGACGCTCTGCCTTCATTCTCTCTTTTGGAATATGAGTAATTAGGGCCATCTGCTCTGTAATTTGGGGTACAACTTCCTCTAGCTGAGGACCAGTGAATCCTTTAAAGCGAATAAACGGCATTGCTATCCCTTCAATCTCTGTTAATAGTCTCTTATGTGATTTTAAGCACATTGTTTTCAGTTGTCAAATGTCATGGATGGCATATGTTGCTTCTTATAAACAGGAAAAGCCCCGCTGAAGTCTCAGCGGAGCCACTGTTTGCACGTTTCTACACGTGACTTACAGCCAGAAAGATTTTGTGATGATCACGAGCAGGATGAAAAGCACAAGAATTGCACTTGTAGAAGTCCATCCGCCACCAGCATTACAACAACCGTATCCAACTTGACTCATTTGATTGGCCTCCTTTGAATTTCAAGGTATGCCATAACATATGCGTATTCCGTGCAAGTGACCGGGCGAATCGGCAAGTTCAACAGCCCATTCATCTGGGATCCATACCCGTTAATTTAACCGGATGGGGCTATGGAAATTTTCAGTTGTTTTTCTTGTGACTCCTGAGGTGAAGGGTCTGTATTTCCTCTGTCCAGAAGGATTGTACGAGTACGTGTATCACTTCGGGATGCCAGAACAACCTCTCCATCAGGTGTTATACAATAGGCGATCGGAATGGAGATCTCGCTATCATGGTACGAACCATCCGCATGGCTTGTGCCCATGACAATACATTGATGCTTCATGGCGATCTGCCGAGCCTCTTCGGCCCACTCACTGTACTGCTCTTCACTGAACATGCCCACACCAATGGAATGCATCACAATGTCCACATCCCCTATATTCTCATTGCGAAATCCTTGCAGAACCAGCTCATCACACAACAAAGTGCTTATTACCCAACCCTGTTCCTCAACCGTCTCAGCAGGTGTATATTTAGCTTTCACCAATACAATCTCTCCAGCCTTACTGATGATAATCGATCGGTCCTTTGGACGTTCGTCCAACCTGCGATGACCTGATACAATCATGGTTCCATATTCAGCCGCCAGGCGGCAAGCGTCTTTGACATTCTGGTTCAGATAACCTTCAGGAAAGAGCAATACATCTGCATCCGGGTGTTGCTTGAGTTCGGCTTCAAGCTGCAACAAATCCTGTTCGAGCCTCGGTTGTCCAATGATAATCTTCATCTGGTATCCCCCATTCATAAATAAAAGCCGGTTCATACCTGAATAAGGTACGAAACCGGCTTAAAGGTTGTACGGACAGGTAATATTCCTGCTCAACGCACTTCGCTTCAAGAGTAATTGGTTCTCATGTTATTGCTCGGTGAAACAATTACCTTTACAGTTGAATGATATGTAGTTAGGCATTTCTACGTTCAATACTATTATATATAGCCTGCCCATCATAGCTTCGATCTGTAGCGATATCCTTAGCCAATAGTATCGAATCAGCAGTCGCTGCTGGATTCGCACCCAACGCTCCCAGCACCGCCACAAATGGATAAAACATTATGGTCAGAATCTTTTTCATAACATCAGCTCCTTTTTCGTTTAACATAATTTAATGTACCTTCAATCCTTAAGCAACGAAATAATCTCATCTACAACAAGTGCAGGATTCTCTAAATGTACGTAATGGCCAGAACCTTCGACGGTAATATGATTGGCTTTATCGGATAGAGTAGCCAGGTCTTCTTGCAATTCTGCCCACTTCACTTCCATCTCAGGACCCATTCCGTGTTCCGTCGCTGAAATCACCGTTAATGGAGTATGGCGCAATGCATCATTTTTACGTATTTTACCAACAAATGAAAAGCTTTTTGTCACTTCCGTATAGTCGCCCTCTGCTGAAAACTGCGACTTGTATAAATCTATAATCTCTGGTGGTAATGTTGCCAAAATTGCCTCTTCCTGATTTTCATGAGAAGAGTCTATCAGAACTGCGCCAGCCACTTCAGAAGTATAACGATCAGCAAATGCTCTGACATTCAAACCTCCAATACTATGTCCAACCAGTAAATATGGCCCAGGTATATTAGCTTTTCTTAGCAACTTATGCAATTCTTTCACTTGTTGTTTCGTCGTTTTATCTTTATTTGTATCTCCGCTAAATCCAAGTCCAGCACGATCATAAGATACTGTCAAAGTATGCTTTGCTATCTCAGATTGAACTTCTGACCAGATCGTTGAACTATCTCCATATCCACTAATAAAAACTACCGTGGGAAAAGAATGTTTTATTCCTTGTATTTCGGCATATAACGATACTCCGTTACTAACTTCATACAAACCACTCGAACCGACCTGGCTTGATTTCCCTTCTACTAATTCTGAAGGAATCAGAAACACGAGACAAAACGTCAAAATTAAAACTAATTTACTCTTCATTAAATATCCTCCTTAAAATATGAAGTAGATTATATGAAAAGTATATCTACAATGGGTCATTATGTAAATTAAAGAATTATATTCTTTAATTTGTATCTGGTCTCATTTCAGTCCAATACAAATAAACAGCACACCCCCGTATTCATACGGAGCCGTACTGTTTATTAGCCTATAAAAATATCACTCGAAACTTCTCAGTAAATCCCCTGCCTCTTCATGATCAGGTTCCAGAGCCAATACTTTATGCGTATATGACAGGGTTTCTTCTTCCAGTTCAAGTTCATAACAGCACACAGCCAAATCGTATAAGACGGCTGGATTATGGTTACTCGGATCTGCAACCAATGATATCTCCAGAAACCGTTTTGCATCCTCGTACATATACATCTCATATAATAGCTGCCCTGCCAAAAATGCGAGACCTCCTTGCTGCTCCATCACATAGTAGGACGACCACATCGTATGAATACCAGACTGAATATCGAGCATTTCCTCATCACTTGCGTCAGGAAGAAGACTGGAAATGTGGGTAGCACTGTGAATCAAGAACTCAGCATCATATCCACCCAGACGCCAAAACGGCAAAATATGCTTTAACTCCATACTCTCTATTCGAGAGTCTACCCATTGTTTCATGCTGAAAAAGTCATCTGGTCCAAACCGTTCAACAAATCGATGGTAAGCCAGACGTGTGTTCACATAACTAATGGGTTCTTCAACCATCAACATGCACCCAACATTCAGATCTTTATAATGATGTGTTGTGAATCGTGTATGGGCACCCTGTTGTTCCAAGACATATTGAATGGCATGGTAGTTAGCCGTTAGAGAAAAACTCCCGTGAAGAACAAATTCAGGTGGCTCTGCGAACTTCCAGTTATCCAGGCGATGATCCCCTTTATCAGCGGTAATCAACACATAACCTGACTGTGACAGTTTGTTCAACCGTTCGAGACAGGACAACCCGATTGAAGGGAACAGAATGTGCGAATCCTCCAGTTCCTCTTTGTACAATGTGATAAGCTCCTGATACGGATAGTTATCCGCACTGTATTCGGGCGCTCGGCGATACTCATAACTCAGCGTCATGTTCTTCAACATCTCAGCGGGCTCAAGATCAAGACGCCGATCCGGAGACTGAACAAGCAGATCGCACTCATAGATCTCGCCATCCCCAATGTAGATTAATTCCTGTGGAATGCTGTCAAAAAAGTAATTAGCAATCAACAACAACGGTTGTTTCAGATCACCGGGCCGAATAACCGTGCCTGCAACGACCAGATTCAATTCTGTATCCGTTACAGCATCAAAACGTGCAAAATCCACTATACCTTGTTCAATAAAGGATTGCATGGATGGATGCTCTTTCCATCCCAGCACATTCTCTGCAACCAGATCCGTCATCACATATCTGAAAGGCGGTAACTGTATTCCAGCAAATTCTTTTAACTCAATCAGTTTCAGGAGAACTTGATGTGCCAAACGCCCTACACCCGCTCCAAGTTCAAGAATGGTTATGGTCTCGCTGATCTTTCCTTTGTTCGAGAGGTCCTGAAGAAAACCAAAGATCATCTCTGCATACGCCGTGGCAATCATCGGATTACTCGTAATATATTGAGGGACTTGGTTCTCTGTCCAAGCTTGTAGCCCCTTCTGTTCATAATAAGCTCTCTGCCAATCCCATACTGGAGCTTCACTGTAACGAAAACGTTGACTTTCATTTGACGTCATTAAACGGAAACCTGCTTTCTATCACTAATTTCATACGTTTCTCAGATGTTCACGTATTATTTTATTTCCAATACCATTCAATCTCTGTAATGCATTATATCATAGAACCCCACCTACTCGATGAAGTTCAGTTTTCCCCTTCAACAGAAAAAAAACCTGCTTTTGAGGGCAGGTCCTTGAGGCCTTTCAATTAAGAAGACTATTGATCTAGTTTACTTAGGCAAGGACGCTCAACATTAGTCGGAATACACAGCTCCATCAAAGTTCTCAGGGCCTACACGGATCGTACCGAGCAAGTTGGAACTGATAAATGCAGTGTACGTCAATTGAGGCGTGATAGGCGGGTTGAAGTCATCCGCAGAGAACGTAATAATCTGAGGTGCAAGGACACTCAAGCTGAACGTAGACGTTGCGGAATAAATCACAGGGTCCGTTGACAAAGTCCCCCTAACAATTGTAATGGTTACACCAACGAGTGCCAAAGGAAGTTGCACAGACACCGTACCTTTGAATTGTACCCGTGGGTTTGCCCCTGCTCCTGCTGTTTGCAGACCAATCTGGCCGAATAATTGTGGTGTATTAATAACCAGGATTGGTATTGCAATAGAGTTAGCCAAACTCGCATTCTGAGATGTTCTTGCATCAAGAAATTGACTCATGAAATCTACCTCCTATGGGTTGGGATAAGGTAGTATATGCGAGATTTGAGATATGGCATGGACATACATCGTGATTCGAAAAAAAGGGCATACTAGAAAGACACCATTACAAGATACCTTTTACTTCAGAGCTTACATGCAGACAGAAAAAAACCCTTGCTAGGCAAGGGTTTTAAGAGTATGGGCCCTACAGGACTCGAACCTGTGACCAATCGGTTATGAGCCGACCGCTCTAACCAACTGAGCTAAGGGCCCTAGACATAATGTATAACGTGCAGATGATGGCTGTGAATCATCCAAGTGAAACTAAATTGCGGGGGCAGGATTTGAACCTGCGGCCTTCGGGTTATGAGCCCGACGAGCTACCGGGCTGCTCCACCCCGCGTCAGTAAGAAATATTAAAACAGCGACTTAATTAATATACACCATTCTATCCCGATAAGTCAAGGGGTAATGTCAGGGAATAAACCGTACACCATAACGTCCTTTACGTGATCGATAAACTTCCACTTCCGCTGGTTCATTATGCCCGTAAATCCACCCATCCTGCTCCATACGTTTGGCCAGACATCCTGCCTGAAATTTGGTTGCATACAACTTGCTGAAATATACCCAGTGCATACCGCTCGTCCTTTCCGGAGTCGTCATTTATTCCTGCTTTTTGTAGAATACCCCATTTTCATAAAAATAGCCGCCAAAGATTAAAATCTTCAGCGGCTATCCTTAACTTATAAATATGACTACTTCATCAAATCTCATTGAAACGTAGCTTTAGGATCCTTTTTCAATTTCTCCAGCATCTCGTTTCCTTTAGCTGCCCACTCACCAAGCGCTTCTTTTGGTGTCTTTTTGTTCTCTAGTACTTGGTTGAAATATTCCATACCTTTTTCATTGACTTGCCATAAGCCTGGGGATTTTTGATACATTTTATCCAGATTGGTATTGGTTGGCGGAATCGGCTTCAGCGCATAGAATGCTTGAATGTTATAATCCAGGCCGTCTTTGGGTTTAATGAAGCTCTTCCGTGATACCATCTCATAGCTGCTACGTGCTTTGATCTTGGCCCAGTCCTCACTGTTCATGTACTTGATCAGTTCCCACGCATCATCCGGGTTCTGAGCCGCACTATTAATCGCCATGAGGTTGCTCAGGTAGATGCTACCTCCAATTTCAGGAGCTTCCGGGTGAACTGGAGGTGTTACCACATCCCAATCCACTTTCGTAAAGTCTTTCATTTTATCCGCATTTTTATTGGCATCAATTAATTGATTAATATAGCTGTAATCACCAATAACCATGGCTGACTTGCCACTCAGGAATAGGTCACCCTGTACCGGATCATAACGCCCACTCGGATTCTGATCCTGTGGTTCGTCGCCTTTAGGAATAACTTTGTCAATCGCAAGTTTGCTGATGGTGCTCCACACTTTCTCCCATTGAGGAGAATCTACTGTCATCTTCTCTGCTTTGTCATCAAACGTCTTCAGCTGCAACGAGCTGTA
This Paenibacillus xylanexedens DNA region includes the following protein-coding sequences:
- a CDS encoding DUF1904 family protein, with protein sequence MPFIRFKGFTGPQLEEVVPQITEQMALITHIPKERMKAERHDVQALTPSPASIEILMFQRDQEIHNRIASSVQAILEEAYMPDVHIFFNILSPTLYYKKGRPLTDYRLD
- a CDS encoding YjcZ family sporulation protein, giving the protein MSQVGYGCCNAGGGWTSTSAILVLFILLVIITKSFWL
- a CDS encoding alpha/beta fold hydrolase, with the protein product MKSKLVLILTFCLVFLIPSELVEGKSSQVGSSGLYEVSNGVSLYAEIQGIKHSFPTVVFISGYGDSSTIWSEVQSEIAKHTLTVSYDRAGLGFSGDTNKDKTTKQQVKELHKLLRKANIPGPYLLVGHSIGGLNVRAFADRYTSEVAGAVLIDSSHENQEEAILATLPPEIIDLYKSQFSAEGDYTEVTKSFSFVGKIRKNDALRHTPLTVISATEHGMGPEMEVKWAELQEDLATLSDKANHITVEGSGHYVHLENPALVVDEIISLLKD
- a CDS encoding ABC transporter substrate-binding protein → MKNSMWGKRVLAVIATATLALPLIAGCTASEAKDTEQRVLRVATLWGGQDDSYFRQQFTDAFELTHPNVTIEIVAAVDQSSMYGYGNTEEQPEVPDTMESLKKIMTGDNPVDVIVADTATVKSLIQENLVKQLDPLMQEDKFDTSDIVPSVLEGIKDLGDQSIYALTPTFSSSALFYNKGMFEKAGVEPPTDNMTWDDIFNLGTRLTKGEGKDHVFGFSFTTYQGGSPYYSMQQYYSSLQLKTFDDKAEKMTVDSPQWEKVWSTISKLAIDKVIPKGDEPQDQNPSGRYDPVQGDLFLSGKSAMVIGDYSYINQLIDANKNADKMKDFTKVDWDVVTPPVHPEAPEIGGSIYLSNLMAINSAAQNPDDAWELIKYMNSEDWAKIKARSSYEMVSRKSFIKPKDGLDYNIQAFYALKPIPPTNTNLDKMYQKSPGLWQVNEKGMEYFNQVLENKKTPKEALGEWAAKGNEMLEKLKKDPKATFQ